The DNA region TATAGTGGAAAGAAAATATCCAAAATACACAAGGCTTTATCCATTGTTTAGATTAAGTAGTGTATAAAAATGTCATCTTTGCATATTTCATTCCAGAAaacttgtaataaaaataaaaaaagtgttttcaatcATTTATGTTAATGTACTTAATTCTTATGATGGtactattaattaatattttttagcgTATTCATCTGATGTGCCCTGCCTTAAGAATGCACCTATAATGCAGTACAAATACAAGCTTCATAGAGAGCgttactaaatataatttattatgtacagTGCATCACTCGTGTTTTGATTTCTGTCTCCTGCACAGTCTAAAACACAAACAGCGTACTATTAGAACCACAGCTCCTCCTACCGCCAGCACCACTGCTAGCAAAAATCCCATCACATCTAAAGAGTGATAAGAGTACCACGGCATCTTATAAGAGTCTGTACGCAAATGAGCAGCACCCTTATGCCTCATGACGTATTCTATCCAAAAGAGGGCGCTGTCTTGCGGCTGAAGAGGCTGGTCTTTGTGTAGCCTAGACAGCCGCAGCATGTTGTCCCTGTACGACGGCTGATGTAAAACCTCCTTCACTGCCGCCGAGAAGCTCTGGCTGTCCATTTTGGTGACGTCAAGAACCTTGGCGGCCCCTCGCACCTTGAGCCTCAGCATATTGTCAAACTGGTCGAAAAGCAAAGGAATCCCAATCACAGGAACACCATGATAGATAGACTCGTAAATGCCGTTCGTTCCACCGTGAGCGACAAACGCACGTGTTTTAGGGTGACCGAGCAGGTCGTTCTGCGGAAGCCACTTAAGCAGAAGAGTGTTGTTGCCCAGATTATGAGGACGCTCTCCTAAGTGCCTCCAGATGACTCGCTGAGGCAGCTGAGCGAACCCGGCAGCGATTTGAGACGTGATTTCACTAGGAAGGCCTTTCACGAGCGTCCCAAGCGACATCACAACCACCCCGTGTTCTCCTGAACCCTGCACGAACTCTTCCAGGTCCGGCGGTAAGGGCTTGGAGGGTCTGCATTGGAAGCCTCCGATGTAGACGATGTTCGGCATGGTTGGACGCGGGAACTCGAAGACGAAATCCGACCTCATGAGCCAAATATCCGCGCCTTGCAGCAAGTGGAAGAAATCGGTTTCGGGTCCGAAATAGCGCGCGACGAGTTTGTCATATTCCGGTCTCACAATAAATTGGTCTATGCATGTGTTCAACACAGAGTGGAAGATGTTCTTGAGCCTGTCTCCAAATGACATGCGGTTCGGCAAGCGACTTAACGCTGCTGGGACGTACGAAACCGGAGAAGGCGCGGCAACAAAATGCCCTTCTCCACTCGTGATCCATCTCACGTTGTAAACCATTGGTAATTTGAGTTTATGAGCCACCAGAACTCCTGCAGGCAGACCTGGATCGATGAGAACTAAGTCGTAACGTTCTGCGTAGAGCTGCTTCATCAACGCCGGGTTTTCGAAAATTTCCACAACCAGCTGACTTGCTTGCCAATGCATGCCATAGAGAGTCTTCAACATCTGCCAGTAGAACTGCACGAATGCAATCGGCGATCCTCCGTGTTTCTGTATCTCGAGCATTTTGCTCAAGAAGGAGATGATGAAGTCTTGTTTCTCTATGTTTATTGGCTCCGGTAGGGTCACCGTTATGGATTTGTAGTGCGGCGAATGCTCCTTGACATACCAGCTGCTGTCGGTTCGCACCACGGTGACCTCGTGACCACTGGAGTGAAGGACCTCGATCAGTATATTCATGTTGACCCAGTGGCTGCCGTCCACAGGAAAAACAAGGACCTTGCCGGCCAGAGCAGAGGGAAAGGCGGCATTGAGGAGTATGGATAGCAGTAGAAGACAGCGTGAAGATTGTAGGATAGTCATTGCTCCCTATAgtgcacagaaaaacacttatGTTTACTAGCAGACTTACTGCGTTAAACGATTAAACTAATTCCTTGAAAAAGgtgtttgtttgatcaaaacACATTCCTCTAAAGCTGGAAAACCCTTCATGCTTGAGTGCATGCATGGACACACACAGTGCCTCTGAAAGCTTGAGCAGACAGTGTTATTAAAAGCAGATGTCTTGTTAGCCGATGAGTTTTTGGAGAAAGACTGCATGTTGTATAAAgtggttttctttttgtgtgcaacatgcaaaataaaaaaagacaaagaaaagagggaaataaatcatttttacctTCTTCTGGTGCCTCTGATGAAACAAGGGTTTGTTCTGTCTGGTTCCAAGTCCAGATCATGCTTTAGTATTGCATAACTGAGGGGAGGTAATCCCAGAAAAGTGGGCGTTGTTATATGTTTGAGTCTGTGTGAGAAGCTTGCACTATTgctgtttcattaaaaaaaactgatttctcCACGATTTAATACAAGGAAAGTGCAACCTATTGATACAAATACCACTAAATAGGTCtccatgtgtatatacatataaagaggcaaagaaatcaaatttaattaattatattgtgttctctctccttctctttatTGGCACAGTTCAAGGATGATGGCAACatggttttatgtttaatatcttCAGCAAATTAGATAAAATATCAGGTCATGTAACTAAACAGTATAATAAGAATAGAGTGCGAAGAAAATTgggtgaaaaatattttaattagctaaGAAATTCCTTGTAGGAAATTCTTTACATCATCCTACAaccaaaaaggaaataaataaaacatttacggttcacttatttaaaaacaacaaaaactgtaaagttccctatttattttctttggttaAGCATTAGTACaggttaaaaaattataataaatatttataatagcaataataagataaattattaaaattatgtttgtacttttatttcttgTCAGTGGAAAATATATTTCCGAGGTCAAAGTTCAGAGTAAGCCACTGTTCAGATGAGAGGAGCACGTGATTTTCCCATTgtgttgaaaaagtaaaaaatttacCCACTGTTAAAGGAAAACCATGCTGTCTTTCATTAGTAGAAATAACACAGGACCTTATGTCTACAAtcttttttcagtgtttaatttcaaattacTGATCGTCTTCTATAATTCCTCTTAATTGACTATAGTATAAGGTCTTTTGAATAttggcaaataataataaatttaacctttagaaaataattgtttttcgCGGGCTATCGGAAATGACGTTTCAAGGCGGCAAAAGCATCGATCGTCCTGATCCGGCGGGAAACAACTCTCTTCAGGAAAGTCGTTTTAGGAGATTCAGCAACTCTGAGGTAAAAATACAAGCAGCGTTGAGACTTTGACCTGCCTGTGGCGAAATaaggtacattttaattttaaaagttaatgagGTAAATGTGGGTATTTGTgttctattgtatttttctcGCTTTTCTATGTATCGCCAATTAGCAAGTCTAAAACGACAGGGGtagagttatttttattttaaaatgttttactcatCTCAGATTACGGAGCAGCCTTTATATTGCCGCAAGATGGCGGCATACACTGTTGTATATAATGTGGCTGAGACACATCAACAATTAATACACGTTTTAAGTGTTCATGTTCATAGGCCTACTACAGTAGTAGTCTTTCACAACTCGGCACACTTGTCTGATATGATTTGGGCCAATTtcttaatgaatgaaatgtttatttataggtGAGCTCTGATATTGAATGTTTGGATGTTTATACACAATCATTAACTATATAAAGgcaataattgtaaaaatcaaTGTTAGTTAACTGGGTTAAAAGACGACTGAGAATGGTCGTATTAAATCATAATAGTCATGAGACAAAcgtttattttcaattaaatatatttcatagtCTTAACAGTGTGCCAAATCAAcccaaaaactaatttaaaatatttagtaaaattgcATGTGTCTTTATGAAAGTGTAAAGAAATATATCAGCAGATTTAATTTAAACGGTAATATGTCATACAGATTTTAAACACAGATTCtgagtcgtgtgtgtgtgtgtgtgtgtgtgtgtgtgtgtgtgcatctacaCACAGTCAGCAACACAAACTCTAACTGACATGTCACTCTGGATGGTGGGTggaaatcaaaacacacacaaacacacacacacacggaaacACACTATTCTGTGGGCAGGTACCAATCTGACATCAAAAAGTACGCTTTGGCacgttactgtgtgtgtgtgtgtgtggtacgTGCCGTAGGAAGCAAGCATGTAAATCAAAACCATCTTGATTTCCCACATCTTATTTTGAGGTTTACAGCCTCCACAGAGACAACAATCACTCCTACTTGCGCATCTTTGTTTCGCTGAATTAAAAACCTTAAGACAACCATTAAAAATTCAATCGCAGTAAATAACTTTGGTTTGAGAACAATGTAGTGTTTAATTCATTAGAACCGAAAGAAGATTACCGTCTCCCGCTATAcacaactatatatattttcttaattcTTCCTGTTAATTGGTTTGGGCAATTTTTGCTGAAccaaaagtaatttaatttctttacttaaaagtcatttttggcTTGTCATGAGATTTCATGAGTGCAGATATagatatgcataatatatttgttgtgATCTTTATTATTGGTTGATATTAGAGATTAATTTATTGAGATTAGTATTTATGAAAACCCATTTTCACCACATATGGAGaaacttaatttaatatattaagtaatAATTACGAGTTTTGTCtcttaatttcaacattttatatcagtttttatcTTATTTGGCATAGATATTGGACATTTAATTGTGCAGTTTTTATGCTTTATagctatttttacatttatttgctgccatgattttttttttttaattctgtaattgTTTTATACTGTACGTGATTTATTGTATactaaatgtgtatatatatatttatatactttatatacagaattaaaatatcagCTGTTGATtggggtaacactttattatacGGTTTCACCTATTAGttattagcatgtatattactagaatattagccatttattagtgctaattgaatgcatattaatacctcattctacatccataatcctacccaatacctaaacagCTAGCCTAccatactaactattaataagcagcaaataaacaatttattgagggaaaagtcgttaacaagtgttatctattctaaagtgttaccatgcaTCCATCTGTAGCACAAACacaccaaaacaacattttcttttta from Puntigrus tetrazona isolate hp1 chromosome 24, ASM1883169v1, whole genome shotgun sequence includes:
- the LOC122329753 gene encoding UDP-glucuronosyltransferase 2A1-like; this encodes MTILQSSRCLLLLSILLNAAFPSALAGKVLVFPVDGSHWVNMNILIEVLHSSGHEVTVVRTDSSWYVKEHSPHYKSITVTLPEPINIEKQDFIISFLSKMLEIQKHGGSPIAFVQFYWQMLKTLYGMHWQASQLVVEIFENPALMKQLYAERYDLVLIDPGLPAGVLVAHKLKLPMVYNVRWITSGEGHFVAAPSPVSYVPAALSRLPNRMSFGDRLKNIFHSVLNTCIDQFIVRPEYDKLVARYFGPETDFFHLLQGADIWLMRSDFVFEFPRPTMPNIVYIGGFQCRPSKPLPPDLEEFVQGSGEHGVVVMSLGTLVKGLPSEITSQIAAGFAQLPQRVIWRHLGERPHNLGNNTLLLKWLPQNDLLGHPKTRAFVAHGGTNGIYESIYHGVPVIGIPLLFDQFDNMLRLKVRGAAKVLDVTKMDSQSFSAAVKEVLHQPSYRDNMLRLSRLHKDQPLQPQDSALFWIEYVMRHKGAAHLRTDSYKMPWYSYHSLDVMGFLLAVVLAVGGAVVLIVRCLCFRLCRRQKSKHE